A genomic segment from Methanoplanus limicola DSM 2279 encodes:
- a CDS encoding zinc ribbon-containing protein: MAENPKTVKAGEKVGPGKYVCIDCGLEFEINDSQQDLRKCPTCACEMYQCFPITHIRPDIQTPEDAKHPPER, encoded by the coding sequence ATGGCAGAAAATCCAAAAACGGTAAAAGCCGGCGAAAAAGTCGGCCCTGGCAAGTACGTCTGTATAGACTGCGGGCTTGAATTTGAGATCAATGACTCTCAGCAGGATTTAAGAAAATGCCCTACCTGTGCATGTGAGATGTATCAGTGCTTTCCGATAACACATATCAGGCCGGATATTCAGACTCCTGAGGACGCAAAACATCCTCCGGAGAGATAA
- a CDS encoding zinc metalloprotease, giving the protein MNTNILSLITKREKHDLIIAWLAIAIAFTLIFVRNNVTPETFLIFFGVSLLTVGLGFALHELAHKFTAIKYGYWAEFRRDNQMLVIAVALAALVGVVFAAPGATVIYSRDGRPMTTKENGMISAAGPVVNLILCVPFLLLIILGAVLGTGLLPFLLTITGMVGMSVNSMIAFFNLLPVSVLDGKKILSWNPAVFAVLIIASLAMILISQDYGGILDSIVKIFA; this is encoded by the coding sequence ATGAATACCAATATATTATCCCTCATAACCAAAAGGGAAAAGCACGATCTGATAATTGCCTGGCTTGCAATCGCCATAGCATTTACACTCATATTTGTCAGAAACAATGTAACTCCGGAGACATTTCTGATATTCTTCGGAGTTTCGCTCTTAACAGTAGGTCTGGGGTTCGCCCTTCATGAACTTGCGCATAAATTTACAGCGATAAAATACGGCTACTGGGCAGAATTCAGAAGGGACAACCAGATGCTTGTCATTGCAGTGGCCCTTGCAGCACTGGTCGGAGTAGTATTTGCCGCTCCCGGTGCGACAGTTATCTATTCAAGGGACGGCAGGCCGATGACAACGAAGGAGAACGGAATGATCTCAGCCGCAGGGCCGGTTGTAAACCTCATACTCTGCGTGCCATTCCTCCTGCTTATCATTCTCGGGGCAGTGCTCGGGACAGGACTGCTGCCGTTCCTGCTCACCATAACCGGAATGGTCGGTATGTCGGTGAACTCAATGATAGCCTTCTTCAACCTGCTGCCTGTAAGCGTCCTTGACGGAAAGAAGATCCTCTCGTGGAACCCGGCAGTATTTGCAGTGTTGATCATCGCATCCCTGGCAATGATCCTCATATCACAGGACTACGGCGGAATCCTGGATTCTATAGTCAAAATCTTTGCATAA
- a CDS encoding ADP-ribosylglycohydrolase family protein: MENEYRGAMLGAAIGDALGMPYETTPASLRHLRTEYVKPSRIHPNSGLKEGCYTDDTQIALAVSELFISGNYSVKSYTERLKELYLGKQLRFPDGTILSACRHIVAGDENPGCFSDTAGCVPLGLPFALVYSDTPAIKEKLTEACSVTHSSPAAHAGALWFALLLRYTLSHDTEPLYHATKEMAKVDEKLAGKIDLAINYAEEGISPESALQTIGNNVSVYQTIPLSAYLILRYGEDINFLNIASQTGGNTDTTAFICGAWAGAEFGASGLPDDLLVALENRQMIENIAKRLFYKFGSTD, from the coding sequence ATGGAGAATGAATACAGGGGCGCGATGCTTGGTGCAGCAATTGGTGATGCACTCGGAATGCCATACGAGACAACACCGGCATCCCTGAGGCATCTGAGGACAGAATATGTAAAACCAAGCCGGATTCATCCTAATTCCGGACTCAAAGAAGGCTGCTATACCGACGACACCCAGATTGCACTTGCCGTATCTGAACTATTCATAAGCGGAAACTACTCTGTAAAATCCTACACAGAAAGGCTAAAAGAGCTTTACCTCGGAAAACAGCTCAGGTTTCCGGACGGGACAATACTCAGCGCATGCAGACATATAGTTGCAGGAGATGAAAATCCGGGCTGCTTCTCGGACACAGCGGGCTGTGTACCACTCGGACTTCCTTTCGCCCTTGTATATTCAGATACCCCGGCTATAAAGGAAAAGCTTACTGAGGCATGCTCAGTCACTCACAGCAGTCCCGCGGCGCATGCAGGCGCACTCTGGTTTGCACTTCTTCTCAGGTACACACTAAGCCATGATACAGAACCACTTTACCATGCCACAAAAGAGATGGCAAAAGTTGATGAGAAGCTTGCCGGTAAGATAGACCTGGCAATAAATTATGCTGAAGAAGGCATTTCACCGGAGAGCGCGCTTCAGACAATCGGGAATAATGTAAGCGTCTATCAGACAATACCACTGTCGGCGTATCTGATACTGCGCTATGGCGAAGATATAAATTTCCTGAATATTGCCTCCCAGACAGGCGGGAATACAGACACAACGGCCTTCATATGCGGCGCATGGGCCGGTGCAGAGTTCGGAGCTTCAGGACTCCCCGATGATCTGCTGGTCGCTCTTGAAAACCGGCAAATGATAGAAAATATTGCAAAAAGGCTTTTTTACAAATTTGGCAGCACAGATTAA
- a CDS encoding carboxymuconolactone decarboxylase family protein, which produces MSDLKDLEKKIGKVPRVFRDMAEKDPMMYDKILEFDNYIWADGSLTKQTKKILAIAITAAMRDNRALAAQMAGAKNLGVKKEEIEEALRVAFLLSGMPAYAQGRNELDALYE; this is translated from the coding sequence ATGTCTGATTTAAAGGATCTTGAGAAGAAGATCGGCAAGGTTCCAAGAGTGTTCCGTGATATGGCAGAGAAGGACCCGATGATGTATGATAAAATTCTTGAATTTGACAATTACATCTGGGCAGACGGTTCCCTTACCAAACAGACCAAGAAGATCCTTGCAATTGCCATTACTGCGGCAATGAGGGATAACAGGGCACTTGCCGCCCAGATGGCCGGTGCTAAAAATCTCGGCGTTAAAAAGGAGGAGATTGAGGAAGCACTGCGTGTTGCCTTCCTTCTCTCAGGGATGCCTGCCTATGCACAGGGCAGAAATGAACTTGATGCACTTTATGAATAA
- the argB gene encoding acetylglutamate kinase: MNRVDVLMEAMPYIQQFHGKTVVVKLGGHAMVDAGVLDTVIQDVVLLHYVGMRVVIVHGGGPEITQKMKDMGKEPKFVAGLRITDKETLEIAQMVLVGKINDGIVSLITKFGARGVGVSGNDGNILFAKKMGAKRIKIDDLEQDVDLGHVGEIEEVDPSLLECLLENKYIPVIAPIAIDKRGMSLNVNADTAAGEIAVALKAFKFINMSDVDGVMNAQRTRTYHRLNINEAERLIEEGVIVSGMIPKIESCISCLKNGVDYTHIINGNNDHSLLLELFTHEGVGTMITRNEQ, from the coding sequence ATGAACAGGGTAGATGTTTTAATGGAGGCGATGCCTTATATCCAGCAGTTCCACGGCAAAACCGTCGTTGTAAAACTGGGCGGGCATGCCATGGTGGACGCAGGCGTTCTTGACACCGTAATTCAGGACGTGGTGCTCCTGCATTATGTCGGAATGCGGGTTGTAATCGTTCACGGCGGCGGCCCTGAGATCACCCAGAAGATGAAAGATATGGGTAAAGAGCCTAAATTTGTCGCCGGACTTAGAATTACTGACAAAGAGACCCTTGAGATTGCCCAGATGGTTCTTGTCGGAAAGATAAATGACGGCATAGTCTCCCTCATCACCAAATTCGGCGCAAGGGGTGTCGGAGTGTCCGGCAATGACGGCAATATTCTCTTTGCAAAGAAGATGGGAGCAAAGAGGATAAAGATAGACGACCTTGAGCAGGATGTCGATCTCGGCCATGTCGGTGAGATAGAAGAGGTTGATCCATCCCTCCTTGAATGTCTGCTGGAGAACAAGTATATCCCGGTAATTGCTCCAATTGCAATAGACAAGAGAGGAATGAGCCTGAATGTAAATGCCGACACCGCCGCAGGCGAGATTGCAGTTGCCTTAAAGGCGTTTAAATTCATCAATATGTCTGATGTCGACGGTGTGATGAATGCCCAGAGGACAAGGACATACCACAGGCTGAACATAAATGAGGCTGAAAGGCTCATAGAAGAGGGCGTCATTGTAAGCGGCATGATACCAAAAATTGAGTCATGCATCAGCTGCCTTAAAAACGGTGTCGATTACACGCACATAATAAACGGAAACAACGATCACAGCCTCCTGCTTGAACTTTTCACGCATGAGGGCGTAGGAACCATGATCACAAGAAATGAGCAGTAA
- a CDS encoding CBS domain-containing protein produces the protein MKVRDVMTPNPVTITVNSKVSEAAGILRKKRIGGLPVMNGERLAGIVTETDILSLLDTGDLSDDLWLPSPLEIIEIPIREFINWEKTKKALSDIGDSPVSDIMSTEIVSIDDEADIEDAAGLMLSEGIARLPVLKQNRLVGIITRQDIVRGIGTGSNGD, from the coding sequence ATGAAAGTCAGGGACGTAATGACACCTAACCCGGTGACAATAACAGTTAATTCAAAGGTGAGTGAGGCAGCCGGAATTCTGAGGAAAAAAAGAATAGGCGGCCTTCCGGTAATGAACGGCGAGAGACTTGCCGGAATTGTGACAGAGACGGACATACTTTCACTGCTTGACACAGGCGACTTAAGTGACGACCTCTGGCTGCCGTCCCCGCTGGAGATAATCGAGATCCCAATCCGTGAATTTATCAACTGGGAGAAGACAAAAAAAGCACTCTCAGACATAGGGGACAGTCCTGTATCAGATATAATGAGCACAGAGATTGTATCAATAGATGACGAAGCTGACATTGAAGATGCTGCCGGACTTATGCTCTCAGAGGGAATTGCCAGGCTTCCTGTCCTGAAGCAGAACAGGCTTGTCGGAATCATCACCAGGCAGGACATAGTCAGGGGCATAGGAACAGGATCAAACGGGGACTAA
- the argJ gene encoding bifunctional ornithine acetyltransferase/N-acetylglutamate synthase: MNNICAVKGVTAAGIKEGKYGLALIKASGNAAAVFTKNLLAAEPVHLMRERMKSGYLDGIIVNSGNANVYTGEQGLKDAERMAELGAEAFGTSPEKVGVASTGVIGRFMRMEIVEDQFNRIKSSLSRDEKAESDAESAIMTTDKKPKHAVCRREGFTVAGITKGSGMIAPNMGTMLAFIYTDAEAEAEELSVMLKKAVDRSFNRVVVDGDTSTNDCAFLTATGINGRADPDELYSALEEVCISLAKQIASDGEGATKMLEITVINAASEDDAAAVAKTVIESPLVKTAVYGEDPNWGRVIAAAGRAGVEFDVDKASVYISDGEKRVPLAVRGEITADDIKNPETLKAAKDMMAGETVTFIIDLDSGSESATAWGCDLTEKYVEINGKYTT, translated from the coding sequence ATGAACAATATATGTGCCGTTAAAGGTGTAACTGCGGCCGGAATTAAGGAGGGCAAATACGGCCTTGCACTCATAAAAGCTTCAGGAAACGCTGCCGCAGTATTTACAAAAAACCTTCTCGCAGCAGAGCCTGTGCACCTCATGAGAGAGAGGATGAAATCCGGATACCTGGACGGCATAATCGTCAATTCCGGAAATGCAAACGTCTATACCGGGGAACAGGGATTAAAAGATGCAGAGAGGATGGCAGAACTTGGGGCAGAGGCATTCGGGACATCTCCTGAAAAGGTAGGCGTTGCAAGCACAGGGGTCATCGGGCGTTTTATGAGAATGGAGATAGTTGAGGACCAGTTCAACAGGATAAAATCCAGTCTCTCCCGGGACGAAAAAGCTGAATCTGATGCAGAATCAGCCATAATGACGACAGACAAAAAGCCAAAGCACGCAGTATGCAGAAGAGAGGGCTTTACTGTCGCAGGAATTACAAAGGGCAGCGGCATGATAGCGCCCAACATGGGAACAATGCTTGCATTCATCTATACGGATGCTGAGGCAGAGGCGGAAGAACTCAGCGTTATGCTTAAAAAAGCGGTTGACAGGAGTTTTAACAGGGTTGTTGTAGACGGCGACACATCGACAAACGACTGTGCATTCTTAACCGCCACCGGAATTAACGGAAGGGCAGACCCTGACGAGTTATACAGCGCACTTGAGGAGGTATGTATATCCCTCGCAAAGCAGATAGCATCAGACGGTGAGGGCGCAACAAAGATGCTTGAGATAACAGTAATAAATGCCGCATCCGAGGACGATGCAGCGGCTGTTGCAAAGACCGTGATCGAATCTCCGCTTGTTAAAACAGCCGTTTACGGCGAGGACCCAAACTGGGGCCGTGTTATCGCCGCAGCAGGGCGTGCAGGCGTTGAGTTTGATGTGGATAAAGCCTCAGTATATATATCAGACGGTGAAAAGAGAGTACCTCTTGCTGTCAGAGGGGAGATAACCGCAGATGACATCAAAAATCCGGAAACACTGAAGGCGGCAAAGGATATGATGGCAGGTGAAACAGTCACCTTTATTATAGATCTCGACTCAGGCAGTGAATCCGCAACAGCCTGGGGATGTGATCTGACAGAGAAATATGTGGAAATTAACGGGAAGTACACAACATGA
- a CDS encoding peroxiredoxin, whose protein sequence is MESEDKECECLSMPVIGEPAPEFEALTTHGKIKLSDYRGSWVIMFSHPADFTPVCTTEFAAFAGVYDELKSLNANLIGLSIDSVHSHIAWVRNIDEKLGIKIPFPVIADLDMSVANKFGMIHKGQSNTSTVRTVFFIDPEGKIRAMIYYPLSNGRYIPEIVRALKAFQASDKHHIATPANWQPGDKVIVPPPATQQEADERASKGYDCKDFYLCFKDI, encoded by the coding sequence ATGGAATCTGAAGATAAGGAATGTGAATGCCTCTCAATGCCTGTTATAGGCGAACCTGCACCGGAATTTGAGGCATTAACCACCCATGGAAAGATAAAGCTCTCGGACTACCGCGGGTCGTGGGTTATCATGTTTTCGCACCCGGCAGACTTTACTCCGGTCTGCACCACTGAATTTGCAGCCTTTGCAGGCGTTTATGATGAACTGAAATCACTGAATGCAAATCTTATCGGCCTTTCAATAGACAGTGTTCATTCTCATATTGCATGGGTCAGAAATATTGATGAGAAACTTGGAATTAAGATACCCTTCCCGGTCATCGCCGATCTTGATATGAGTGTGGCAAACAAATTCGGCATGATTCATAAGGGACAGAGCAACACCTCAACTGTCAGGACAGTCTTTTTCATCGATCCTGAAGGAAAGATCAGGGCAATGATCTATTATCCGCTCTCAAACGGGCGGTATATCCCGGAGATTGTCAGGGCTTTGAAGGCATTTCAGGCAAGTGACAAGCATCACATTGCAACCCCTGCAAACTGGCAGCCCGGCGATAAGGTGATTGTGCCCCCGCCGGCAACCCAGCAGGAGGCAGATGAGCGTGCCTCAAAAGGCTATGACTGTAAGGATTTCTATCTTTGCTTTAAGGATATCTGA
- a CDS encoding flavodoxin family protein, whose protein sequence is MVISVLAFAGSPRRHGNSETLLDYLLEDLNSDEEVVIEKFALSDIDVRPCRGCNSCEKKGECVIKDDFQTLIDKIESADIIVLSAPVYCLGLCSQAKALIDRMQVFRSRKYVLNMEIVPPEKKGKKAGVFISTAGQDWDWVFDAVIPTVKCFYHLAGVKNRDIEYLMINNVDAKGAVEAHPDAKRLAEEAAASVLKKVRVLRGGE, encoded by the coding sequence ATGGTAATATCCGTTCTTGCCTTTGCCGGAAGTCCGAGAAGGCATGGCAATTCCGAGACCCTTCTTGATTATCTTCTGGAAGATCTCAACTCCGATGAAGAGGTTGTTATTGAAAAATTTGCTCTCTCAGATATTGATGTCAGGCCCTGCCGCGGATGCAACTCCTGTGAGAAGAAGGGGGAATGCGTTATTAAGGATGATTTCCAGACGCTTATTGATAAGATCGAATCTGCGGATATAATTGTTCTCTCCGCTCCTGTGTACTGCCTTGGCCTCTGTTCACAGGCAAAGGCTCTTATTGACAGAATGCAGGTATTCAGATCGAGGAAATATGTCCTCAATATGGAGATTGTCCCGCCTGAGAAGAAAGGAAAAAAAGCCGGGGTATTTATTTCAACGGCGGGACAGGACTGGGACTGGGTCTTTGATGCCGTAATTCCGACTGTGAAATGTTTTTATCACCTTGCAGGAGTTAAAAACCGCGATATTGAATATCTTATGATTAATAATGTGGACGCCAAAGGGGCGGTTGAGGCACATCCCGATGCAAAAAGGCTTGCAGAAGAGGCAGCTGCATCTGTCCTGAAAAAGGTGAGAGTGCTTAGAGGCGGTGAGTGA
- a CDS encoding flavodoxin family protein: MSDITINVLGISGSPRRNGNTEKLLDCFLKGADAAGGTVEKIELRKLGYKSCMGCNKCHKTGVCVVHDDLTGIYEKILSADITAVASPIYSMSVTAEIKGLIDRGQYLWARKFILDNLHFDEDHVRNHKGFFISTAGMEREDVFDYVRPVMTAFFNDCGIEFTDTIAANGMDKYGGIEGRPEIMKNAYNAGREAVISLMVRKKGEG, translated from the coding sequence GTGAGTGATATTACAATAAATGTTCTTGGTATTTCGGGAAGTCCCAGAAGAAACGGCAATACAGAAAAACTCCTTGACTGTTTTTTAAAAGGTGCAGATGCCGCCGGAGGGACTGTTGAGAAGATTGAACTCAGAAAACTTGGATATAAGAGCTGTATGGGGTGCAATAAATGCCATAAGACGGGTGTCTGTGTTGTACATGATGATCTTACAGGCATTTATGAGAAGATACTCTCTGCCGATATAACGGCTGTTGCCTCCCCGATATACTCAATGTCGGTGACTGCCGAGATAAAGGGCCTGATTGACCGCGGCCAGTATCTCTGGGCGAGGAAGTTTATCCTTGACAATCTGCACTTTGATGAGGACCATGTCAGAAATCATAAGGGGTTTTTCATCTCAACCGCAGGGATGGAGAGGGAGGATGTCTTTGATTATGTCAGGCCTGTAATGACTGCATTTTTTAATGACTGCGGTATTGAATTTACAGATACCATAGCGGCAAACGGGATGGATAAATACGGCGGTATTGAGGGACGGCCTGAAATTATGAAGAATGCTTATAATGCCGGAAGAGAAGCTGTGATTTCACTTATGGTCCGGAAAAAGGGCGAAGGATAA
- a CDS encoding PAS domain-containing protein, which translates to MDFLRKKNDQSRLYRFAFHYSPVGICIISHPDFEILEINRSFTEMVCSGADVKGKLFSSVWEKTKERDILMTGIVRNGVFGWERLKLKGPEDSGSVYLVHGVMFDDSYIMISVKIPEET; encoded by the coding sequence ATGGATTTTCTCCGGAAGAAGAATGACCAGAGCAGGCTTTACAGATTTGCCTTCCATTATTCACCGGTCGGCATCTGCATAATATCCCACCCGGACTTTGAGATACTGGAGATTAACCGCTCCTTTACTGAAATGGTATGCAGTGGTGCGGACGTGAAGGGTAAACTCTTCTCATCAGTCTGGGAGAAGACAAAGGAGAGGGATATTCTAATGACCGGCATTGTCAGAAACGGGGTATTCGGATGGGAGAGGTTAAAACTCAAAGGGCCTGAAGATTCAGGCAGTGTGTACCTTGTACACGGGGTGATGTTTGATGATTCGTATATTATGATCTCTGTAAAAATTCCGGAAGAGACCTAA
- a CDS encoding chorismate mutase yields the protein MDLMEARSRIEEIDMKIISLISERSDLALKVAEAKRIEGGAVRDEEQREKVISRAIDKAREYGLDPEPVKEIFELLILMNEYRQWQIAEGD from the coding sequence ATGGATCTGATGGAAGCAAGAAGCCGGATAGAAGAGATAGATATGAAGATTATCAGCCTCATAAGTGAGAGGTCTGATCTGGCTCTAAAGGTTGCAGAGGCCAAGAGAATAGAAGGCGGTGCGGTACGTGATGAAGAGCAGAGGGAGAAGGTAATCTCACGTGCGATAGATAAGGCCAGGGAATACGGCCTTGATCCTGAACCTGTAAAGGAGATATTTGAGCTTCTGATTCTTATGAATGAATACCGGCAGTGGCAGATTGCTGAAGGGGATTAG
- a CDS encoding desulfoferrodoxin FeS4 iron-binding domain-containing protein — MVNVTEAGEVFECEICGNVVEVQEVGGGELVCCGEPMSKKEE, encoded by the coding sequence ATGGTAAATGTAACTGAAGCCGGAGAGGTCTTTGAATGTGAGATCTGCGGTAATGTGGTAGAGGTACAGGAAGTCGGCGGCGGAGAGCTTGTCTGCTGCGGTGAACCTATGAGCAAAAAGGAGGAGTAA
- a CDS encoding flavodoxin family protein, whose product MKPQIIALLGSPVEDGNTARLLSEAIKGAEDAGCSVTKVEVTKLKFSPCMEYFYCEQNDDCMMKDDVSPFLKRFRTIDGLIVASPVMTMGFPGAIKSFMDRFQVFFMAKYVRKDPLVKKEMKKWRKALLISIGGMNVPYDFDGVRLSMRAFCDITDFEYWEDVLQNDMDSIQDITKKPEKIKEAYTKAYEMCRLIAEDKAKNTAEESG is encoded by the coding sequence ATGAAACCACAGATTATTGCACTGCTCGGAAGCCCGGTTGAAGATGGAAATACTGCAAGACTGCTATCAGAAGCAATAAAAGGCGCTGAGGATGCAGGATGCAGTGTTACAAAGGTAGAGGTTACAAAACTGAAATTTTCACCATGTATGGAGTATTTCTACTGCGAACAGAATGATGACTGCATGATGAAAGATGACGTATCTCCGTTTTTAAAGAGATTCAGAACGATTGACGGGTTAATTGTTGCCTCGCCCGTAATGACTATGGGGTTTCCGGGAGCCATAAAATCATTCATGGACAGGTTCCAGGTATTTTTTATGGCAAAATATGTACGGAAAGACCCGCTTGTTAAAAAAGAGATGAAAAAATGGAGAAAGGCGCTCCTGATATCTATTGGCGGCATGAATGTACCTTATGACTTCGATGGTGTCAGGCTTTCAATGAGGGCTTTCTGCGACATAACGGATTTTGAATACTGGGAGGATGTACTTCAGAATGATATGGACAGTATTCAGGACATCACAAAAAAACCTGAAAAGATAAAGGAAGCATATACAAAGGCATATGAGATGTGCAGGCTTATTGCTGAGGATAAGGCAAAAAATACAGCTGAAGAATCCGGATAA
- the argC gene encoding N-acetyl-gamma-glutamyl-phosphate reductase, with product MDIAIIGASGFTGGDLIRLLLTHSQAEVTCATSRKEEGATVDSVHRNLKGLCDLKFTDPETRTVDADFAFLAVPHTVAMNYTADLMERGIKTVDLSADYRLPPDVYEETYGVAHKNYFKAPYGLPEIHREEIKGSSFVANPGCFPTGATLAAAPLAGMAETVIYDSKTGVSGAGVAPTATNQYTNVADSLKAYKWTNHRHLSEMKQELAFLGSDADCHFTPHLLPVNRGILTTAHILLKEPVEQAEAEKLYEDYYRNEFFVRLQNPTLAEVRGSNFCDIAVESEGRRIVAVSAIDNLVKGASGQAIQNMNIMCGYRENDGLVNAPVFP from the coding sequence ATGGATATTGCAATTATCGGGGCCTCCGGATTTACCGGAGGGGATCTGATAAGGCTCCTTCTCACCCATTCACAGGCAGAGGTTACATGCGCCACCTCAAGAAAGGAAGAAGGAGCAACGGTTGATTCAGTCCACCGGAATTTAAAGGGGCTGTGCGACCTGAAATTCACCGACCCTGAGACACGGACAGTTGATGCAGACTTTGCATTCCTTGCGGTACCGCATACAGTTGCGATGAACTACACCGCTGACCTCATGGAAAGGGGGATTAAGACCGTTGACTTAAGTGCTGACTACAGGCTGCCGCCTGACGTATATGAAGAGACATACGGAGTAGCCCATAAAAACTACTTTAAAGCGCCGTACGGACTTCCGGAGATTCACAGGGAAGAGATAAAGGGAAGCTCTTTTGTCGCAAACCCGGGATGCTTCCCCACAGGTGCAACACTTGCAGCCGCACCGCTTGCAGGGATGGCTGAGACGGTGATCTATGACTCCAAAACAGGAGTTTCAGGCGCAGGAGTTGCTCCGACGGCGACAAACCAGTACACAAACGTTGCAGACAGCCTGAAAGCCTACAAATGGACAAACCACAGGCATCTCTCGGAGATGAAACAGGAACTGGCATTTCTGGGATCGGATGCAGACTGCCATTTCACACCGCACCTTCTCCCGGTTAACAGGGGCATACTCACAACAGCACACATACTGCTTAAAGAGCCGGTTGAACAGGCTGAGGCAGAAAAATTATATGAGGATTACTACAGAAATGAGTTCTTCGTAAGGCTTCAGAACCCGACCCTTGCTGAAGTAAGGGGCAGCAATTTCTGTGATATTGCCGTTGAGAGTGAGGGCAGAAGGATAGTTGCAGTATCAGCCATAGACAATCTTGTAAAAGGCGCAAGCGGACAGGCGATACAGAATATGAATATAATGTGCGGATACAGGGAGAACGACGGGCTTGTGAACGCCCCGGTATTCCCGTAA